A genomic region of Hypomesus transpacificus isolate Combined female chromosome 19, fHypTra1, whole genome shotgun sequence contains the following coding sequences:
- the ccpg1 gene encoding cell cycle progression protein 1 isoform X1, with protein MSESSSDTESSCGWTIISNEGSDIETLGTENGLECVKDLPECIAVQQDQHASFSAEGSDNRPESSHDATPKEEILDETLSASEVVGEVAGDEHVTLCSSSDHSDIVTLGDMREAELGPWEEQAELEEEKEATGGEDSYLGTSSSSQYTFSTAETVFPVEHPTAGDSSSSEDEAVDQVTPLVRRRRVRRSTTSSTAEPEEEQESGHSDREDVPDMHQEELQEPLVTPAPGHVSGTLNKCILLALVIAISMGFGHFYGTVQTQERQKIVEKIREGGLGDPRVLPPQCSRGQPTVIKEVVENLRGHLQKDTVQSLTHIMDEITKENQELRLKQAKLQSQKDELALQLKQTAMERTKTESQQKHLAVENQLLKSSLEREEESLSALQEELRSLRSQIRGLEERGAGADSILSENQRLKEHLEEEKQRVLSVLGQRETLMAEAHTLRKELDKERRVTEQLRAELDLLSSAAEGVGGDPETEELQARLAELEKKLSFEQQRSDLWERLYVETKEDKATGDKQAKVKKPKEGVIGKVKETFDAVKNSTKEFVHHHKEQIKKAKEAVKENLRKFSDSVKSTFRHFKDSATRIMDKTQRPHDRRFHERKDARTEKQQQDQQQQEEHKRSEGDSWQHRAHKPLHRHPRKSTEDSFQANRNTRKFGGKVQEEPDQDSQRSGPKGCSGVFDCAYQESMSLFNKAMDPIRADEFNQLLHSYLQQEVDHFHHWTELESFINKYFHNGVFIHDQMLFTDFVSGVEDYLEDMQEYHGHDDDTFEDLDEYIYKHFFGDTYSQRYGPSRPFEGPDPPRKEQHRSNQQQRKQQRSRPRPQRDRKWSRSGQNTDRHMTDVKIELGPMPFDPKY; from the exons ATGTCGGAGAGCTCCAGTGATACCGAGTCCTCCTGCGGTTGGACTATCATTAGTAATGAG GGTTCAGATATAGAGACCCTGGGAACAGAGAATGGGCTGGAATGCGTGAAGGATCTCCCAGAATGCATAGCAGTGCAACAGGACCAGCATGCTTCTTTCTCTG CCGAAGGATCTGACAATAGACCTGAGTCATCACATGATGCCACCCCGAAGGAAGAAATCTTAGATGAGACTCTGAGTGCCTCTGAG GTTGTGGGTGAGGTGGCGGGGGATGAGCATGTGACCCTGTGCTCCTCCAGCGACCACTCAGACATTGTGACTCTTGGGGACATGAGGGAGGCAGAACTGGGCCCCTGGGAGGAGCAGGCTGagttggaggaggaaaaggaggccACTGGCGGGGAGGACTCTTACCTGGGGACCTCCTCCAGCAGCCAGTACACCTTCAGCACAGCAGAGACTG tgtttccAGTAGAGCACCCTACAGCAGGAGACTCCAGCAGCAGTGAGGACGAGGCTGTGGATCAGGTGACCCCCCTGGTGAGGAGgcgcagggtgaggaggagcaccaccagctccacagctgagccagaggaggagcaggagtctGGCCACAGTGACAGAGAGGACGTTCCTGACATGCACCaagaggagctgcaggagcCACTGGTTACTCCTGCTCCGGGTCATGTCAGCGGCACCCTCAACAAGTGCATCCTGTTGGCCCTTGTCATCGCCATCAGTATGGGCTTCGGACACTTCTATG GCACGGTGCAGACTCAGGAGAGGCAGAAGATAGTGGAGAAGATCAGGGAGGGGGGTCTTGGCGATCCCAGAGTTCTGCCTCCACAGTGTTCCAGAGGACAGCCAACTGTCATCAAG GAAGTGGTTGAAAATCTGAGAGGACACCTACAGAAGGACACGGTGCAGAGCCTCACACACATTATGGATGAAATTACTAAAGAGAACCAGGAGTTAAGATTGAAACAGGCCAAGCTACAG TCCCAGAAAGATGAGCTGGCATTGCAGCTGAAGCAGACTGCAATGGAGAGGACTAAGACTGAGTCCCAGCAGAAGCACCTGGCGGTGGAGAACCAGCTGCTGAAAAGCTCTCTGGAGCGAGAAGAGGAGTCCCTGTCCgccctgcaggaggagctgaggagccTGCGCTCACAAATCCGGGGCCTAGAGGAGCGGGGTGCTGGAGCCGACTCCATCCTGTCCGAGAACCAGCGCCTGAAGGAGCACCTGGAGGAAGAGAAGCAGCGTGTGCTTAGCGTGCTGGGCCAGAGGGAGACCCTGATGGCCGAAGCCCACACCCTGAGGAAAGAGCTAGACAAGGAGCGTCGTGTGACGGAGCAGCTGAGGGCGGAGCTGGACCTGCTGAGCAGTGCtgcggagggggtggggggggacccGGAGACCGAGGAGCTGCAGGCCCGTCTGGCAGAACTGGAGAAGAAGCTGAGCTTTGAGCAGCAGCGCTCAGACCTGTGGGAGAGGCTGTATGTAGAGACTAAAGAGGACAAGGCCACGGGGGACAAGCAGGCCAAGGTGAAGAAGCCCAAAGAAGGCGTGATTGGGAAGGTGAAGGAGACGTTTGATGCGGTGAAGAACTCCACCAAGGAGTTTGTGCACCATCACAAAGAGCAGATAAAGAAAGCCAAAGAGGCCGTGAAGGAGAACCTGAGGAAGTTTTCTGATTCTGTCAAATCGACCTTCCGCCACTTCAAGGACTCGGCCACGCGCATCATGGACAAAACCCAGCGGCCTCATGACAGGAGGTTTCACGAGAGGAAGGATGCGAGGACAGAGAAGCAGCAGCAGgatcagcagcagcaggaggagcacAAGCGCTCGGAGGGAGATTCCTGGCAGCACCGGGCCCACAAGCCCCTGCATAGACACCCTCGTAAATCTACAGAGGACTCCTTCCAGGCTAACCGTAACACCCGCAAGTTTGGGGGCAAGGTCCAGGAGGAGCCTGACCAGGACAGCCAGAGAAGTGGGCCCAAAGGCTGTTCGGGAGTTTTTGACTGTGCCTACCAGGAGTCCATGAGCCTCTTCAACAAAGCCATGGACCCCATCAGAGCAGACGAGTTCAACCAGCTCCTTCACAGCTACCTCCAGCAGGAGGTTGACCACTTCCACCACTGGACGGAGCTGGAGAGCTTCATCAATAAGTACTTCCACAACGGTGTGTTCATCCACGACCAGATGTTGTTCACTGACTTTGTAAGTGGTGTGGAGGACTACCTGGAAGACATGCAGGAGTACCACGGCCACGACGATGACACCTTCGAAGATCTGGATGAGTACATCTACAAGCACTTCTTTGGAGATACCTACTCACAGCGCTATGGGCCCAG CAGGCCCTTTGAGGGGCCGGACCCACCCAGGAAGGAGCAGCACAGGTCCAATCAGCAGCAGCGTAAGCAGCAGAGGTCTCGCCCCCggccacagagagacaggaagtggagcagaagtggacagaacacagacagacacatgactGATGTCAAAATTGAGCTGGGTCCCATGCCTTTTGATCCAAAATATTGA
- the ccpg1 gene encoding cell cycle progression protein 1 isoform X2, which produces MSESSSDTESSCGWTIISNEGSDIETLGTENGLECVKDLPECIAVQQDQHASFSAEGSDNRPESSHDATPKEEILDETLSASEVVGEVAGDEHVTLCSSSDHSDIVTLGDMREAELGPWEEQAELEEEKEATGGEDSYLGTSSSSQYTFSTAETVFPVEHPTAGDSSSSEDEAVDQVTPLVRRRRVRRSTTSSTAEPEEEQESGHSDREDVPDMHQEELQEPLVTPAPGHVSGTLNKCILLALVIAISMGFGHFYGTVQTQERQKIVEKIREGGLGDPRVLPPQCSRGQPTVIKSQKDELALQLKQTAMERTKTESQQKHLAVENQLLKSSLEREEESLSALQEELRSLRSQIRGLEERGAGADSILSENQRLKEHLEEEKQRVLSVLGQRETLMAEAHTLRKELDKERRVTEQLRAELDLLSSAAEGVGGDPETEELQARLAELEKKLSFEQQRSDLWERLYVETKEDKATGDKQAKVKKPKEGVIGKVKETFDAVKNSTKEFVHHHKEQIKKAKEAVKENLRKFSDSVKSTFRHFKDSATRIMDKTQRPHDRRFHERKDARTEKQQQDQQQQEEHKRSEGDSWQHRAHKPLHRHPRKSTEDSFQANRNTRKFGGKVQEEPDQDSQRSGPKGCSGVFDCAYQESMSLFNKAMDPIRADEFNQLLHSYLQQEVDHFHHWTELESFINKYFHNGVFIHDQMLFTDFVSGVEDYLEDMQEYHGHDDDTFEDLDEYIYKHFFGDTYSQRYGPSRPFEGPDPPRKEQHRSNQQQRKQQRSRPRPQRDRKWSRSGQNTDRHMTDVKIELGPMPFDPKY; this is translated from the exons ATGTCGGAGAGCTCCAGTGATACCGAGTCCTCCTGCGGTTGGACTATCATTAGTAATGAG GGTTCAGATATAGAGACCCTGGGAACAGAGAATGGGCTGGAATGCGTGAAGGATCTCCCAGAATGCATAGCAGTGCAACAGGACCAGCATGCTTCTTTCTCTG CCGAAGGATCTGACAATAGACCTGAGTCATCACATGATGCCACCCCGAAGGAAGAAATCTTAGATGAGACTCTGAGTGCCTCTGAG GTTGTGGGTGAGGTGGCGGGGGATGAGCATGTGACCCTGTGCTCCTCCAGCGACCACTCAGACATTGTGACTCTTGGGGACATGAGGGAGGCAGAACTGGGCCCCTGGGAGGAGCAGGCTGagttggaggaggaaaaggaggccACTGGCGGGGAGGACTCTTACCTGGGGACCTCCTCCAGCAGCCAGTACACCTTCAGCACAGCAGAGACTG tgtttccAGTAGAGCACCCTACAGCAGGAGACTCCAGCAGCAGTGAGGACGAGGCTGTGGATCAGGTGACCCCCCTGGTGAGGAGgcgcagggtgaggaggagcaccaccagctccacagctgagccagaggaggagcaggagtctGGCCACAGTGACAGAGAGGACGTTCCTGACATGCACCaagaggagctgcaggagcCACTGGTTACTCCTGCTCCGGGTCATGTCAGCGGCACCCTCAACAAGTGCATCCTGTTGGCCCTTGTCATCGCCATCAGTATGGGCTTCGGACACTTCTATG GCACGGTGCAGACTCAGGAGAGGCAGAAGATAGTGGAGAAGATCAGGGAGGGGGGTCTTGGCGATCCCAGAGTTCTGCCTCCACAGTGTTCCAGAGGACAGCCAACTGTCATCAAG TCCCAGAAAGATGAGCTGGCATTGCAGCTGAAGCAGACTGCAATGGAGAGGACTAAGACTGAGTCCCAGCAGAAGCACCTGGCGGTGGAGAACCAGCTGCTGAAAAGCTCTCTGGAGCGAGAAGAGGAGTCCCTGTCCgccctgcaggaggagctgaggagccTGCGCTCACAAATCCGGGGCCTAGAGGAGCGGGGTGCTGGAGCCGACTCCATCCTGTCCGAGAACCAGCGCCTGAAGGAGCACCTGGAGGAAGAGAAGCAGCGTGTGCTTAGCGTGCTGGGCCAGAGGGAGACCCTGATGGCCGAAGCCCACACCCTGAGGAAAGAGCTAGACAAGGAGCGTCGTGTGACGGAGCAGCTGAGGGCGGAGCTGGACCTGCTGAGCAGTGCtgcggagggggtggggggggacccGGAGACCGAGGAGCTGCAGGCCCGTCTGGCAGAACTGGAGAAGAAGCTGAGCTTTGAGCAGCAGCGCTCAGACCTGTGGGAGAGGCTGTATGTAGAGACTAAAGAGGACAAGGCCACGGGGGACAAGCAGGCCAAGGTGAAGAAGCCCAAAGAAGGCGTGATTGGGAAGGTGAAGGAGACGTTTGATGCGGTGAAGAACTCCACCAAGGAGTTTGTGCACCATCACAAAGAGCAGATAAAGAAAGCCAAAGAGGCCGTGAAGGAGAACCTGAGGAAGTTTTCTGATTCTGTCAAATCGACCTTCCGCCACTTCAAGGACTCGGCCACGCGCATCATGGACAAAACCCAGCGGCCTCATGACAGGAGGTTTCACGAGAGGAAGGATGCGAGGACAGAGAAGCAGCAGCAGgatcagcagcagcaggaggagcacAAGCGCTCGGAGGGAGATTCCTGGCAGCACCGGGCCCACAAGCCCCTGCATAGACACCCTCGTAAATCTACAGAGGACTCCTTCCAGGCTAACCGTAACACCCGCAAGTTTGGGGGCAAGGTCCAGGAGGAGCCTGACCAGGACAGCCAGAGAAGTGGGCCCAAAGGCTGTTCGGGAGTTTTTGACTGTGCCTACCAGGAGTCCATGAGCCTCTTCAACAAAGCCATGGACCCCATCAGAGCAGACGAGTTCAACCAGCTCCTTCACAGCTACCTCCAGCAGGAGGTTGACCACTTCCACCACTGGACGGAGCTGGAGAGCTTCATCAATAAGTACTTCCACAACGGTGTGTTCATCCACGACCAGATGTTGTTCACTGACTTTGTAAGTGGTGTGGAGGACTACCTGGAAGACATGCAGGAGTACCACGGCCACGACGATGACACCTTCGAAGATCTGGATGAGTACATCTACAAGCACTTCTTTGGAGATACCTACTCACAGCGCTATGGGCCCAG CAGGCCCTTTGAGGGGCCGGACCCACCCAGGAAGGAGCAGCACAGGTCCAATCAGCAGCAGCGTAAGCAGCAGAGGTCTCGCCCCCggccacagagagacaggaagtggagcagaagtggacagaacacagacagacacatgactGATGTCAAAATTGAGCTGGGTCCCATGCCTTTTGATCCAAAATATTGA
- the pigb gene encoding GPI mannosyltransferase 3 translates to MEVMDRIRARLNTGNKTFSEPIKLRKRKSQLYSKEDTCHFDKGVFGVSVSVFSVTFRLINCFLVQTSFVPDEYWQSLEVSHRMVYNYGYLTWEWKEGLRGFSYPLVFAIIYKILHFTNCDSVQLLVWAPRVLQALLAALGDIKLYSLIRTLEPSDTARWTLFCQLSSWFTWYCCTRTLTNTMETTLTALALCYYPLPGTKTHSSPKYLTLVAMAVIVRPTALIVWLPLLLQHFWRENNKLRLVTHHCLPIGALTLGVSTLIDCIFYGKTTLVQYNFLKFNILHNVAEFYGSHPWHWYLSQGFVAVIGPHLPLFLHGCMLTPKKYRILLVTVIWTVAVYSLLAHKEFRFIYPVVPLCMVFCGISLASLKAWRKKVACVLLVSNLVPALYTGLVHQRGTLDVMGHLQTLCHTSQSAGSIQPDIYFLMPCHSTPFYSHVHCPMRMRFLECPPDLHGNSSYVDEAEHFFDDPLLWLRDSFPYKSSLPTHLVLFDVLEKEISVFLKGNKYIRSPEIFHTHMPEGHVGGSIFVYERH, encoded by the exons ATGGAAGTAATGGACAGGATTCGTGCGCGCTTAAACACAGGGAACAAGACATTTTCTGAGCCCATTAAACTACGGAAAAGAAAAtctcagctttacagtaaagaAGATACATGTCATTTTGACAAAG GTGTGTTTGGGGTCAgtgtctctgtgttctctgtgactTTCCGTCTGATCAACTGCTTCCTGGTCCAGACCAGCTTCGTACCTGACGAATACTGGCAGTCCCTTGAAGTCTCCCATCGCATGGTTTACAA CTATGGCTACTTAACCTGGGAATGGAAAGAAGGATTACGAGGATTCTCTTACCCTCTGGTTTTTGCCATAATTTACAAGATCCTGCACTTCACAAACTGTGACTCAGTTCAACTCTTG GTATGGGCACCACGTGTTCTCCAAGCCCTCCTAGCTGCCCTGGGTGACATCAAGCTCTACTCTCTCATTCGAACACTTGAGCCTTCGGACACTGCTAGATGGACG CTGTTCTGCCAACTGTCATCCTGGTTCACGTGGTATTGCTGCACCAGGACATTGACCAACACCATGGAGACCACTCTCACTGCTCTGGCACTGTGCTACTATCCTCTGCCTGGcactaaaacacacagcag cCCCAAATATTTGACCCTGGTTGCCATGGCAGTCATTGTTCGTCCGACAGCCTTGATTGTGTGGCTTCCTCTTCTTCTGCAGCACTTCTGGAGAGAGAACAACAAGCTAAGACTTGTCACTCACCACTGCCTGCCCATAGG GGCTTTGACTCTTGGCGTATCAACCTTGATCGACTGTATATTCTATGGAAAG ACTACCCTAGTGCAGTACAACTTCCTAAAGTTTAACATATTGCACAATGTGGCAGAGTTCTATGGCTCCCACCCCTGGCACTGGTACCTCAGCCAGGGCTTTGTGGCTGTCATCGGACCccatctgcctctcttcctccatggaTGTATGCTGACCCCAAAGAAGTACAGGATACTGTTGGTAACTGTGATCTGGACAGTAGCGGTTTACAG TTTGCTCGCTCACAAGGAATTCAGATTCATCTATCCTGTTGTACCACTGTGCATGGTGTTCTGTG GTATTTCATTGGCCAGTCTGAAAGCCTGGAGGAAAAAGGTAGCTTGTGTCCTACTGGTGTCCAACCTGGTTCCTGCTCTGTACACTGGTCTGGTTCACCAGAGAGGAACCCTGGATGTAATGGGCCATCTTCAGACCCTGTGTCACACCAGCCAGTCTGCAGGCTCCATTCAACCGGATATATACTTCCTCATGCCCTGCCACTCAACTCCTTTCTACAG TCATGTTCACTGTCCAATGAGGATGCGTTTTCTGGAGTGTCCTCCAGACCTGCATGGAAATAGCAGCTATGTAGATGAGGCAGAGCACTTCTTTGACGACCCTCTCCTTTGGCTGAGGGACTCTTTTCCATACAAGTCCTCGCTGCCTACCCACCTGGTGCTCTTTGATGTTTTGGAGAAG GAGATTTCTGTATTCCTCAAAGGAAATAAATACATCAGAAGCCCTGAGATCTTCCACACTCACATGCCAGAGGGTCATGTTGGAGGAAGCATCTTCGTCTATGAGAGGCACTGA
- the LOC124482255 gene encoding protein PIGBOS1: protein MIGHRVPFASIAFATVLGVGGGVYIYKPFFESQMKNQGPGKLKQEVPNTLNQPEASMTIPENHSPDKVPESLSLAITTGTVSESLAQPVSKE from the coding sequence ATGATAGGGCACAGGGTACCCTTCGCATCAATTGCCTTCGCTACAGTGCTTGGAGTTGGTGGTGGAGTCTACATATACAAGCCATTTTTCGAGTCGCAGATGAAGAACCAGGGACCTGGAAAACTCAAGCAGGAGGTACCAAATACTCTGAATCAACCAGAGGCCAGTATGACCATACCAGAGAATCACTCCCCTGACAAAGTGCCTGAGAGTCTCAGCTTGGCAATAACCACAGGAACTGTGTCTGAGAGCCTGGCACAACCTGTTTCAAAAGAATAA
- the rab27a gene encoding ras-related protein Rab-27A — protein MSDGDYDYLIKFLALGDSGVGKTSFLYQYTDGKFNSKFITTVGIDFREKRVMYKSSSPDGTSARGQRIHVQLWDTAGQERFRSLTTAFFRDAMGFLLLFDLTSEQSFLNVRNWMSQLQMHAYCESPDIVLCGNKSDLGEQRAVREDEARELADKYGIPYFETSAANGQNVGQAVDVLLDLIMKRMERCVDKSWIPDGTVRTNGTSNPDLAESAEKGKCAC, from the exons ATGTCTGATGGGGACTACGATTACCTCATCAAATTCCTGGCACTTGGGGACTCTGGTGTGGGGAAAACCAGTTTCCTATACCAATACACAGACGGGAAGTTCAATTCCAAATTCATCACTACAGTGGGCATTGATTTCAGAGAAAAAAGAGTG ATGTACAAGTCTAGCAGTCCTGACGGCACGTCGGCTAGGGGACAGAGGATCCATGTGCAGCTGTGGGATACGGCAGGGCAGGAGAG GTTTCGGAGTTTAACCACGGCTTTCTTCAGAGATGCCATgggcttcctcctcctgtttgaCCTCACCAGCGAACAGAGTTTCCTAAATGTCCGAAACTGGATGA GCCAGCTGCAGATGCATGCATACTGCGAGAGCCCAGACATTGTCTTGTGTGGCAACAAGAGTGATCTGGGAGAGCAGAGGGCTGTGAGGGAGGACGAGGCCCGCGAACTGGCAGACAAGTATGG GATCCCGTACTTTGAGACCAGTGCAGCCAATGGACAGAATGTCGGCCAGGCTGTAGATGTTCTGCTGGACCTGATCATGAAGAGAATGGAGCGCTGTGTGGACAAGTCATGGATCCCTGACGGTACCGTGAGGACCAACGGAACCAGCAACCCAGACCTGGCAGAGAGCGCAGAGAAGGGCAAATGTGCATGTTAG
- the rsl24d1 gene encoding probable ribosome biogenesis protein RLP24: protein MRIEKCYFCSGPVYPGHGTMFVRNDCKNFRFCKSKCLKNFKKKRNPRKTRWTKAFRKASGKELTVDNCLEFEKRRNVAVKYQRALWSKTVEAMKVVEGIKQKRQARFILNRLRKGKQLEKEEAIQEVKKNIHLIKAPHAGKAKIMEEKMVQKLQEDVEMDD from the exons ATGCGAATTGaaaaatgttatttttgttCGGGACCGGTGTATCCCGGACACGGCACAATGTTTGTACGGAACGACTGCAAG AATTTCAGATTTTGTAAATCAAAGTGTCTCAAAAACTTCAAGAAGAAGCGCAACCCCAGAAAGACCAGATGGACCAAGGCTTTCAGAAAAGCGTCTGGCAAAGAGTTAACTGTG GATAACTGTCTGGAATTCGAGAAGCGCAGAAATGTGGCAGTCAAATACCAGAGGGCTTTGTGGAGCAAGACTG TGGAGGCCATGAAGGTGGTGGAGGGAATCAAGCAGAAACGACAGGCGCGGTTCATCTTAAACAG atTGCGGAAGGGCAAGCAGCTGGAAAAGGAGGAGGCAATACAAGAAGTAAAGAAGAACATTCACTTGATCAAAGCTCCTCATGCAG GCAAAGCCAAGATTATGGAGGAAAAGATGGTGCAGAAATTACAAGAAGATGTGGAAATGGATGATTGA
- the cog4 gene encoding conserved oligomeric Golgi complex subunit 4 produces MAENSPIALKRCDSACVSTVNMDAISALTELEDLERVYQQLCTQENEVATELDKLVEQEGSINNKMLGLQRMGPNLQLIGGDASQLAGMITFTCSLAENVSSKVRQLDLAKTRLYKVIQRADDILDLKFCTDGVQTALRNEDYEQAAAHIHRYLSLDQSVIELSRQGQESSAVDASLATLQEAEQRLKVLVAERLDEAVAAGDLAQVERFFKIFPLLGLHEQGLARFGQYLCSQLASKAEENLQLALGGDLGQRRAALVFADTLTLLLEGIARVVETHQPIVETYYGPGHLYTLITHLQEECDRQAKNIVDKFIQQRNYHNKFQIVQSSMMKGGAMEKIEPRELDPVLMEVTLMNARAELYLRFLRRRMMADFEVGDATSTITQEHQQSVEKLLKHCVLSRTMQELIGYYIPMEEYYMRETVNKAVAMDTYEKGQLTSSMVDDCFYIVKKCISRALSSSSIDCLCAMINHATSTLEGDFREVLYTKLRQGFPATTLQDIQRGVSSAVSLVHSSLQQGKFNTMSIESAEVAKAAFLVTLNNVEVCSENISTLKRNLESDCSKLFTQGAGSGEQAKIDSCLSDLVNTSSKFKDLLQEGLTELNSTAVKPQVKPWISSFLSISHNIEEEEFSEYEANDPWVQQLIINLETLMAEFKVGLSSVIYDTLTSLMTSLVSMEMEKTLLKCTFSRLGGLQFDRELRSLVAYLTTITTWTIRDKFARLTQMATILNLERVTEILDYWGPNSGPLTWRLTPAEVRQVLALRIDFRSEDIKRLRL; encoded by the exons ATGGCTGAGAACAGTCCCATAGCGTTGAAAAGATGTGATTCAGCCTGTGTATCCACAGTAAACATGGATGCTATCTCAGCACTGACAGAACTAGAGGACCTGGAAAGGGTCTACCAACAGCTCTGCACGCAGGAG AACGAGGTGGCGACGGAGCTAGATAAACTGGTGGAGCAGGAAGGCAGCATTAACAATAAGATGTTGGGGCTCCAGAGgatggg ACCGAACTTGCAGCTGATTGGAGGAGATGCCAGCCAACTGGCTGGGATGATCACCTTCACCTGCAGCCTGGCGGAAAACGTCAGCAGTAAAGTCAGACAGCTCGACCTGGCAAAG ACAAGGCTGTACAAGGTTATCCAGCGGGCCGACGACATTCTGGACCTGAAGTTCTGCACCGATGGCGTGCAGACAGCACTTCGCAACGAGGATTATGAACAGGCTGCTGCCCACATCCACCGTTACCTTTCTCTTGATCAATCAGTCATTGAGCTCAGTCGGCAGGGACAAGAGA GCAGTGCCGTGGACGCCAGCCTGGCCACGTTGCAGGAGGCTGAACAGCGCCTCAAAGTCCTGGTTGCCGAGCGACTTGATGAGGCTGTTGCCGCAGGCGACCTGGCACAGGTGGAAAGGTTCTTCAAGATCTTCCCTTTACTGGGTCTCCATGAACAGGGTCTGGCTCGCTTTGGACAGTACCTCTGCAGCCag CTGGCGTCTAAGGCAGAAGAGAACCTGCAGCTGGCCCTGGGAGGAGACCTGGGGCAGAGGAGAGCTGCTCTGGTGTTTGCTGACACTCTGACTCTGCTGCTGGAGG GCATTGCCCGTGTTGTGGAAACCCACCAGCCCATAGTGGAGACGTACTATGGTCCCGGCCACCTGTACACCCTTATCACACATCTGCAGGAGGAGTGTGATCGGCAGGCTAAGAACATTGTGGACAAGTTCATTCAACAAAGGAACTACCACAATAAG TTTCAGATTGTCCAGAGCAGCATGATGAAGGGTGGTGCCATGGAGAAGATAGAACCcag ggagctGGACCCAGTGCTGATGGAGGTGACTTTGATGAAtgccagagcagagctgtactTGCGTTTCTTGCGTCGTCGTATGATGGCGGACTTTGAGGTTGGGGACGCCACATCAACCATCACACAGG agcaccagcagagtgtggagaagctgctgaAACACTGTGTCCTGAGTCGCACCATGCAGGAGCTGATAGGCTACTACATCCCCATGGAGGAATATTACATGAGAGAGACGGTCAATAAG GCCGTTGCTATGGATACGTATGAGAAGGGTCAGCTGACATCCAGCATGGTGGATGACTGTTTCTACATTGTGAAGAAGTGCATCAGCAGAGCTCTGTCCAGCTCCAGCATCGACTGTCTTTGTGCCATGATTAACCATGCCACGTCCACACTGGAGGGGGACTTCAG GGAGGTGCTGTATACCAAGCTGCGCCAGGGCTTCCCTGCCACCACCCTGCAGGACATCCAGCGAGGGGTGAGCAGTGCGGTCAGCCTGGTGCACAGCAGCCTACAGCAGGGCAAGTTCAACACCATGAGCATAGAGAGCGCAGAGGTCGCTAAGGCCGCCTTCCTG GTCACTCTGAATAACGTGGAGGTGTGCAGTGAGAACATCAGTACCCTGAAGAGGAACCTGGAG AGTGACTGTTCGAAGCTGTTCACCCAGGGGGCGGGGTCAGGGGAGCAGGCCAAGATTGACAGCTGCCTGTCAGACCTTGTCAATacttccagcaagttcaaggaTCTTTTACAG GAGGGTCTGACAGAGCTCAACTCCACGGCCGTGAAGCCCCAGGTCAAACCCTGGATCAGCAGCTTCCTGTCAATCTCCCACAACATAGAGGAG gagGAGTTCAGTGAGTATGAAGCCAATGACCCCTGGGTGCAGCAGCTCATCATTAACCTGGAGACACTCATGGCTGAGTTTAAG gtcGGTCTGTCTTCGGTCATCTACGATACTCTGACCAGCCTGATGACCAGCCTGGTCTCCATGGAAATGGAGAAGACCCTCCTCAAGTGCACCTTCAGCAGG CTGGGCGGTCTGCAGTTTGACAGGGAGCTGCGTTCTCTGGTGGCCTacctcaccaccatcaccacctggaCCATCAGAGACAAGTTTGCTCGCCTCACACAAATGGCTACAATCCTGAACTTGGAGAGg gtaaCAGAGATTCTGGACTACTGGGGTCCTAACTCAGGTCCTCTGACGTGGCGTCTGACACCGGCCGAGGTGCGCCAGGTTCTGGCGCTCCGTATTGACTTCCGCAGCGAGGACATCAAGAGGCTTCGTCTCTAA